The proteins below come from a single Gimesia alba genomic window:
- a CDS encoding division/cell wall cluster transcriptional repressor MraZ: protein MNGETFISGETKRTVDDRFRISLPVEMAQAITDESGETLLTKERAGCLSLWKAADWQARHQQGVDLIKQKIQAHRLENRWEEVQRLGRLLSTRNRTIQLANRSRCTIPEGFREFLGVQPNQEVMIVGAVICVEIWNLEAWQNLLEQDMPEFGTLFKDLSS, encoded by the coding sequence ATGAACGGCGAAACATTTATTTCGGGAGAAACAAAACGAACGGTCGACGACCGCTTTCGTATTTCTCTTCCCGTAGAAATGGCCCAGGCGATTACTGACGAATCCGGGGAAACGCTGTTGACCAAGGAACGAGCCGGATGTCTCAGCCTCTGGAAAGCCGCAGACTGGCAAGCCAGACACCAGCAGGGTGTGGATCTGATTAAACAAAAAATTCAGGCACACCGACTGGAAAACCGCTGGGAGGAAGTGCAACGCCTGGGACGATTACTGTCGACCAGAAATCGGACCATCCAGTTGGCAAATCGCTCTCGCTGCACAATACCCGAAGGATTTCGAGAATTTCTGGGAGTGCAACCCAACCAGGAAGTCATGATTGTCGGCGCAGTGATCTGTGTTGAAATCTGGAATCTGGAAGCCTGGCAAAACCTTCTGGAACAGGACATGCCTGAATTCGGGACACTCTTTAAAGACCTGTCCAGCTAG
- a CDS encoding Gfo/Idh/MocA family protein, which produces MSEAPKNVSSRRDFLKNSSKLAAGASVLAGTAIPHVYAADESTIKIALVGCGGRGTGAAANALSTSSGPIKLVAMADVFDHRLDTSYKSLKKQFGDKVDVPDDQKFIGFDGYEKAISCLSPGDVVLLVTPPAFRWVQFGYAIEKGINVFMEKPITVDGPSTRKMLELAKKSEEKNLKVGVGLMCRHCKARQELYDRIQDGQIGDILELRAYRMAGPTGSAATGPNTTDMSELMYQISRFHGFLWASGGGFSDFLIHNIDESCWMKNAWPVRADGSGGRHYRGDNVDQNFDSYSVEYTFADGTKMFLRGRTIPGCRQKFASFAHGTKGLAVISTSAHHPAKSRIYKGYNEDKDNLLWAYPQPEPNPYQVEWDDLISAIRNDQPYNEVRRGAEASLVTSMGRMAAHTGQVVTFDEMLNCEQEFAPDVDKLTLDSPAPVLARADGSYPVPLPGILKRREY; this is translated from the coding sequence ATGAGTGAAGCGCCCAAGAATGTCTCATCACGCCGCGACTTTTTAAAGAATTCAAGTAAACTCGCAGCGGGGGCTTCTGTGTTAGCCGGAACGGCAATTCCACACGTCTACGCCGCCGATGAAAGCACCATCAAAATTGCCCTCGTCGGATGTGGCGGACGTGGAACCGGAGCAGCCGCCAACGCACTCTCCACAAGCAGCGGCCCCATCAAACTGGTCGCCATGGCAGACGTCTTCGACCACCGTCTTGACACCAGCTACAAAAGTCTCAAAAAACAATTCGGCGACAAAGTCGATGTTCCCGACGATCAGAAATTCATCGGCTTTGACGGATACGAAAAAGCAATCAGCTGCCTCAGCCCCGGCGACGTCGTGCTGCTCGTCACTCCACCTGCATTTCGCTGGGTCCAATTCGGTTATGCCATCGAAAAAGGCATCAACGTCTTCATGGAAAAACCGATTACCGTGGACGGCCCCAGTACTCGGAAGATGCTCGAATTGGCGAAAAAATCGGAAGAGAAAAACCTCAAAGTCGGCGTCGGCCTGATGTGCCGTCACTGTAAAGCACGACAGGAATTGTACGACCGCATCCAGGATGGACAGATCGGCGACATCCTCGAACTCCGCGCCTACCGTATGGCGGGTCCCACCGGATCGGCAGCCACCGGCCCCAATACGACTGACATGAGCGAGTTGATGTATCAAATCTCTCGCTTCCACGGGTTCCTCTGGGCCAGTGGTGGCGGTTTCAGTGACTTCCTGATTCATAACATCGACGAAAGCTGCTGGATGAAAAATGCTTGGCCTGTTCGTGCCGATGGATCCGGCGGACGTCACTACCGCGGCGATAATGTCGACCAGAACTTCGACAGCTACAGCGTCGAATACACGTTCGCCGACGGAACCAAAATGTTCCTCCGCGGCCGTACCATTCCTGGCTGCCGACAGAAATTTGCCAGCTTTGCACATGGCACAAAAGGGCTCGCCGTGATTTCCACGTCGGCTCATCATCCCGCCAAGTCGCGAATCTATAAAGGCTATAACGAAGATAAAGACAACCTCCTCTGGGCTTACCCGCAACCGGAACCGAATCCGTATCAGGTGGAATGGGATGACCTGATCAGCGCGATTCGAAACGATCAGCCCTACAACGAAGTCCGGCGCGGTGCTGAAGCCAGCCTGGTCACTTCGATGGGGCGCATGGCCGCTCACACCGGGCAGGTTGTCACCTTCGACGAAATGCTCAACTGCGAACAGGAATTCGCTCCGGATGTCGACAAACTGACACTGGACTCACCCGCGCCGGTTCTCGCTCGCGCCGATGGCTCCTACCCTGTTCCACTGCCGGGTATCCTGAAACGTCGTGAGTATTAA
- a CDS encoding DUF1571 domain-containing protein, with amino-acid sequence MVKQNNYQPSNVLVRQAKKVATVAGVLTLAATACLSQVGTLMAAAPNEHKLDPAIRLAMQSYETTAQIKDFQATFIKREKVGRKMQATHTMQIKFREKPLSVYLNFQKPHTGREVIYFHGRNGNQILAHETGIKGLVGTVSLQPNSPQAMDESRYPITTIGIRKMLFQILKQWKEERQVEGGVSVKYFPDAKLGNLQCKVLQTSYPQQKPGLRFQMTRLYIDKATNLPVRVEQYDWPTRRNATPELVEEYTYTNIRTNVGLSDADFDPKNPAYNF; translated from the coding sequence ATGGTAAAACAAAACAATTACCAACCAAGCAACGTACTGGTACGCCAGGCAAAAAAGGTGGCTACCGTCGCAGGAGTCTTAACCCTCGCAGCGACTGCCTGTCTGTCACAAGTCGGCACGCTGATGGCGGCAGCCCCCAATGAACATAAACTTGATCCCGCCATTCGGCTCGCTATGCAGAGCTATGAAACAACGGCGCAGATCAAAGATTTTCAGGCGACCTTCATCAAGCGGGAAAAAGTGGGCCGAAAAATGCAGGCCACACACACCATGCAAATTAAGTTTCGCGAAAAACCATTGAGCGTTTATCTCAACTTCCAAAAACCACACACCGGTCGAGAAGTCATTTACTTCCACGGCCGAAACGGGAACCAGATCCTGGCCCACGAAACCGGAATCAAAGGTCTGGTCGGAACCGTCTCTCTTCAGCCAAACAGCCCTCAGGCAATGGATGAAAGTCGTTACCCGATCACAACCATCGGCATCCGAAAAATGCTGTTTCAGATTCTGAAACAATGGAAAGAAGAACGTCAAGTTGAAGGCGGCGTCTCTGTCAAATATTTCCCGGATGCCAAACTCGGCAACCTGCAGTGCAAAGTTCTGCAGACCAGCTACCCACAACAAAAACCAGGACTTCGCTTCCAGATGACAAGATTGTACATCGATAAAGCAACCAATCTTCCTGTCCGAGTCGAACAATACGACTGGCCAACCAGAAGAAATGCCACTCCAGAACTAGTCGAAGAATACACATACACAAACATCCGCACCAACGTCGGATTAAGTGATGCTGACTTCGATCCCAAGAATCCGGCTTATAATTTCTAG